The genomic window GCCAGCATCATATGATCACATATGATCCCTATATCGAGATCCCCGGAACATTTGCCGTCAAAAGGACGGATCAGGGGATCGCTTTTATCCTGGCAGACGATCATGACGCACGGTGAGCCAAAGGTCCTGTATGCCTTCTCCACTTTCTTGATATTCTCAGGCTTTTCGACAACTATGATCCGCTGCGGCTGTCTGTTGCATGCGCTTGGGGCAACGCGACCTGCCTCTAATATTATATTGAGGTCTTCTTTTTCTATCTTCTTATCTGTAAATCCACGCGTAGTGCATCTTTGTTTTGCAAGTGTCAAAAGATCCATTCTGTTTTCACCATATCCTTTGTCTCTGGTCTTTATCCGGACTAGTTTTTTACATTTTACACCCGTGAGGACAAAGGAGACTGTTCAATAAGAATGTTATCCATAACTGGGTCAACTTCTGTAAAATGCTTGTAACAGCAGAGTAATAAACTAAAATAACAGAGGGCAATATCGTACAAGAATATCGTTCCGGTTTGATATAAAGTGATATCAAGCTCTTTTGAAAAGAGGAAAATGAAATGGAACAGGAGACAAGAACAGTTAAGTATGACCCTGAACTGAAGATAGAAGCTTATTCTTTCAAGGGCATAATGCAAAAATTTCCCAACCACTTTCACGACTATTACGTGATAGGTTTCATTGAAAGCGGGGAGCGCTGTTTATCGTGTAAAAACAGAAAATACACGGTTGAACCGGGAGATCTCCTCCTGTTTAATCCCCGAGACAACCACACCTGCGAGCAGATAGACGGGAGGACCCTTGACTACCGCTGCATCAATGTCCATCCTGAGACAATGAGCAAGGCGGCTTTCGAAATCACGGGGAAAGAATATCTTCCATATTTTTCCCCTGCGGTAATCTTCCACAGCGAGCTGGCTTCTTTGCTTCGTGAGCTGCACATGATCATAATGGAAGAGGAAAAGGACTTCAGAAAGGAAGAAATATTTTTCTTTCTCCTGGAACAACTGATAGAAGAATTCTCCGAGGAAGGAATTGAGCAATCAGGACCAGAAGAAAACCGGGAGACAAAGATCATTTGCAATTATCTTGAAAAAAATTATATGAAAAATATAACTCTGGATGAACTGAGCGGGCTGACCGGTTTGAGCAAGTATTATCTGCTGAGGTCATTTACAAAACAAAAGGGAATTTCTCCATACAGATATCTGGAAACAATAAGGATCGACAGGGCGAAAAAACTGCTTGAACAGGGAGTATTGCCGATAGAAGCGGCTTTGCAGACGGGATTTACTGACCAGAGCCATTTTTCAAACTTTTTTAAGAAATTTATCGGGCTGACTCCAAAGCAATATATGAATATTTTCATTGATCCGTCCGGTGACAAGTAAGTAAACCGACAAATTCTTGTTTAACAAAGGAGAAGCAATAAATGAGCAATAAGGCCGAAAAATGTGTCATGGTAATAGATTCTGAACTGCCGGCAGGAGTGATCGCAAATACATCCGCGATCCTGGGTATGACACTGGGAAAACGCTTCCCTGAACAGGTCGGGAATGATGTCACAGACGCTTCTGAGAAAACTCATCTTGGAATAATTACGGTACCTGTCCCCATACTGAAGGGCAGCAGGGAAATGCTCAAAAAATTAAGAGAAAACCTATACAACACTGAGTTCAACGATCTGACAGTGGTCGATTTTTCTGATGTAGCACAGGGCTGCATCACGTACGACGAATATATTTCCAAAGCGGCAGAAATCCCGGAAGAGGATCACACATATTTGGGAGTCGCAATTTACGGAGACAGGAAAAAAGTCAACAAACTCACAGGATCCATGCCCCTTTTAAGATGATCCCTACAAAGGATCCCGTTCATAGAGTGAAAATGACTTTGAGGACCAATATGCACTTGACTGAATAACTCGGTAACGAAATCTCATACAAATACTGGAAATCACACAATTTCATGCAAAAGTGTGATGGCCGGAGCAACTCGCGTATACGAGAAAACAAAAAAACGGGGAAATATTCCCCGTTTTTACAATAGTATGCAGGTTTGTTAGAACTAAGTTCTGTTTTCGGTCATTCCGCGCAGGTGCACTTGATGTTTCCGGCGAGGATCTCTTTCCAGTCTCCTATGACATCATGGGTCCAACAGTCGTCAGCTCCTGCGGATTCCCTCATGGTAAGCGCAAAGATGTAGCTCAGCTCCTCAACTGTCGCACCGGCTTCAAGGGCACCTTTGAAATGTTTCAGAACGCAGGGCTTGCTGCGGCCCTTTATGGAGAGGGCGAAGCACAAAAACTGGTATGTTTTTTCATCGATCGGCATTTTCTTTTTGTAGAGAGCATCGATCTCATCAAGTTTCTGAGTAAATTCAGGAAAAAACTGCTCAAGCATCCTCATTTTGCATCCCAACCTTCATTGTTTATTTGTATTTTCTCTTAATTTGAAAATATACTATATTACATAGACGCATGTCAATATATTGTTTATTTTTGTGCACCTGTAATGTATAGTATTTGATCAGAAGAAAAAAATTAATACCTGATTCCTAAATCAATAAATCCAGACTGCAGGGGGAGGTAAGTCAACATAAAATGTGGAACTACTATATGCCGATCATAATTGTTATCTGTTCAAACACTCTTTATCACGTATGCTCCAAATCCACACCGCGAGATGCAAACATGTTCATGTCTCTTATTGTCACATATCTTGTCGCAACCGCCTCCAGCATTGCTTTTTATCTTTTTTCCGTTCAGAACAGGGGGCTGGTGCTGGATATAAAATCTCTGAACTGGACAAGCATTCTGCTTGGCATTGGTGTTTTCGGCATTGAGCTTGGATTCATCAAAATGTACCGCACCGGCTGGGACATCAGCGCAGCCTCTCTTCTGACCAACGCGGCAATTTCGATCCTGCTAATTTTCATAGGCCTGATCTTCTACCGTGAACACCTTTCCTCTAACCAAATGATAGGAATAGCTCTTTGTCTGGCAGGGTTGTTTTTCTTCAACAGATAAGGAAAGCATTAGAGAAAAGGCATCTGAGCACTGCTCACAAAGATCTGTGCCTTAATAAATTGACCCCGATAAACCTTGCTGCTGTGTTAACTTAGAGGCAAGAGCCGAGTTTCCCCTTACTGCTTTTGGCAAAGATCAGCCATTTAGCATAGCCATTGATAACGCTTGCTATCGATCAGCATAATTTATATCAAACGCTATAATTCAGCACCTCCCTATTGACATCCCTCTCGTTGAACCGCTATACTTTTGTGAAAGTGAATTCACTTTCATTAAGAGGTGTTATTTATGTCAAGAAAAAGGTTGAGTTCAACACTCAGACAGCAACAGATCCTCGATACCACATTGGAGATAATCGCTGAAAAAGGGGTCGGAGGGGTCAGCACCGCTGAGATCGCGCAGCGGGTCGGGATCGTCCCTTCTGCCCTTTACCGGCATTTCGAGAGTAAAGAGGCTTTGATAGATGCGCTGCTTGATCGCACCCATATGATCCTCTTTGAAAATGTGCGAAAAATGACCCTGAAGAAATCGGATCCAAAAGAGGATCTGAAAAGTCTTTTCCTCCTCCATCTGGAATTTATAAGAAAGAACCCGGGGATGCCTAAACTTGTCTT from Synergistetes bacterium HGW-Synergistetes-1 includes these protein-coding regions:
- a CDS encoding DUF2000 domain-containing protein, with the protein product MSNKAEKCVMVIDSELPAGVIANTSAILGMTLGKRFPEQVGNDVTDASEKTHLGIITVPVPILKGSREMLKKLRENLYNTEFNDLTVVDFSDVAQGCITYDEYISKAAEIPEEDHTYLGVAIYGDRKKVNKLTGSMPLLR
- a CDS encoding AraC family transcriptional regulator, with product MEQETRTVKYDPELKIEAYSFKGIMQKFPNHFHDYYVIGFIESGERCLSCKNRKYTVEPGDLLLFNPRDNHTCEQIDGRTLDYRCINVHPETMSKAAFEITGKEYLPYFSPAVIFHSELASLLRELHMIIMEEEKDFRKEEIFFFLLEQLIEEFSEEGIEQSGPEENRETKIICNYLEKNYMKNITLDELSGLTGLSKYYLLRSFTKQKGISPYRYLETIRIDRAKKLLEQGVLPIEAALQTGFTDQSHFSNFFKKFIGLTPKQYMNIFIDPSGDK
- a CDS encoding carboxymuconolactone decarboxylase family protein, with protein sequence MRMLEQFFPEFTQKLDEIDALYKKKMPIDEKTYQFLCFALSIKGRSKPCVLKHFKGALEAGATVEELSYIFALTMRESAGADDCWTHDVIGDWKEILAGNIKCTCAE
- a CDS encoding nitroreductase — its product is MDLLTLAKQRCTTRGFTDKKIEKEDLNIILEAGRVAPSACNRQPQRIIVVEKPENIKKVEKAYRTFGSPCVMIVCQDKSDPLIRPFDGKCSGDLDIGIICDHMMLAARELNIGSVMVGLFDPAIIRKEFGIPEYIEPTALLLLGYPADGFLNADRHKTERKPIRETVMYERWSSQFAEKVEKFKLLK